In one window of Mytilus galloprovincialis chromosome 6, xbMytGall1.hap1.1, whole genome shotgun sequence DNA:
- the LOC143080437 gene encoding uncharacterized protein LOC143080437, with the protein MAALVNECDVLTCPICLETLKSPKSLPCLHNFCEICIGEFILSTERRSGHKLSSYPCPVCRTVVTPTNPDNDTSQWVLSLPQSKQMGQSESTKQECYMCKKQNNLNTATHWCRDCVDAFCKECLRLHNLMKFSADHKVVKIDEIEMSVSGSETNLSLISDSCPIHKSKIFEAFCFDHQKLCCVLCLTLQHRKCETVHAFDEIHYLNKSSILSSLESELIEMKSKIYELKEARLFHKEKLDVVFTEMELNASKHVLCLKEKLDSLLDVFTKNLNLIRDEQRLSSEEKMEVVDKLSRYIEQLQNVSKTVQEQCNLNQTFIFFEQSKAELKSVVREVKDVINIKSVNNAEFIFSKTLDQVSSVDSLGDIEFSTSNSIDSDEFTRQLYPSKSVLLDKSRHPLSYNNTSFKHNKTVNLKGFTIYGCVFVSETIVVLGGSQTCKDVLTGNIKTLDISTGNITSEYIIAETVKRLAYDFQSESLFVSYYSSKLHYLKFVKDFTAHVTLERITESVGGTCVFEKNVYVTVEKAVQKVSIEQLKKDVIPQTCFKTDNVCSSFNGLEIDCKNERLLYTSSDFGVVCSSLEGHTIFSYKDKNMKSYCLAIFSQGDILIGDHSGSVHILSKDGKQKRTVIKKCKKVILIWDICLNKSNTSSVICGPDFIEIYDIVSTKQKI; encoded by the coding sequence ATGGCCGCACTGGTGAATGAATGCGATGTTTTGACCTGTCCCATATGTTTAGAAACACTAAAATCTCCTAAAAGTCTACCATGTTTACACAATTTTTGTGAAATATGTATCGGTGAGTTTATTTTATCAACAGAACGTCGATCAGGACATAAACTTTCGAGTTACCCTTGTCCCGTTTGCAGAACAGTTGTAACGCCCACCAATCCGGATAACGATACTTCGCAGTGGGTATTGTCCCTTCCGCAAAGTAAACAAATGGGTCAATCAGAAAGTACTAAACAGGAATGCTACATGTGCAAAAAGCAAAACAATTTGAATACAGCAACACACTGGTGTCGGGACTGTGTTGACGCGTTTTGCAAGGAGTGTTTACGTCTCCATAATCTTATGAAGTTTTCTGCAGATCATAAAGTTGTAAAGATCGATGAAATAGAAATGTCCGTCAGCGGAAGCGAGACTAATTTAAGTTTAATTTCTGATTCGTGCCCTATTCACAAATCAAAAATCTTTGAAGCGTTCTGTTTTGACCACCAGAAACTATGCTGCGTTCTCTGtctaacattacaacatagaaaatgTGAAACTGTTCATGCTTTTGATGAAATTCATTATCTGAACAAAAGTAGTATATTGTCATCACTAGAATCGGAACTAAtcgaaatgaaaagtaaaatatatgaattaaaagAAGCAAGATTGTTTCACAAGGAAAAACTAGATGTCGTCTTCACAGAAATGGAGTTAAATGCGAGCAAGCATGTTTTATGTTTGAAAGAGAAACTGGATAGTTTGTTGGATGTGTTTACAAAGAATCTGAACTTAATCCGTGACGAACAGAGACTTTCTTCTGAAGAAAAGATGGAGGTAGTTGATAAACTCTCAAGATATATTGAACAATTACAAAACGTGTCAAAAACGGTTCAAGAACAGTGCAAtttaaatcaaacatttattttctttgaacAATCCAAAGCCGAGCTTAAATCCGTAGTTCGTGAAGTAAAAGATGTAATCAATATAAAGTCAGTTAATAATGCTGAATTTATTTTTAGCAAAACACTGGACCAAGTCTCCAGCGTTGATTCTCTTGGTGATATTGAGTTTTCAACATCTAATTCGATTGATAGTGATGAATTTACTAGACAGTTATATCCATCAAAAAGTGTTTTACTTGACAAAAGTAGGCATCCACTTTCTTATAACAACACTTCATTTAAACATAATAAGACTGTTAATTTAAAAGGCTTTACCATTTACGGTTGTGTCTTTGTTTCGGAAACCATAGTTGTTTTAGGTGGAAGTCAGACATGTAAGGATGTCTTAACAGGAAATATTAAGACTCTTGACATATCAACTGGAAATATAACATCTGAATATATTATCGCGGAAACAGTCAAAAGACTTGCTTATGATTTCCAGAGTGAATCTCTATTTGTTTCCTACTATAGTTCAAAACTGCACTATTTGAAATTTGTCAAAGATTTCACAGCACATGTTACTCTCGAAAGAATCACCGAAAGCGTTGGCGGTACATGTGTATTCGAAAAGAATGTATATGTAACTGTTGAAAAGGCCGTGCAAAAAGTAAGCATCGAGCAATTAAAGAAAGACGTCATTCCACAAACATGTTTTAAGACTGATAATGTCTGTTCGTCTTTTAATGGACTTGAAATTGACTGCAAGAATGAACGTTTACTATACACATCTTCAGATTTTGGGGTGGTGTGTTCGTCATTAGAGGGTCATACAATCTTTTcttataaagataaaaacatgaaaagttaTTGCTTAGCCATCTTTTCACAAGGAGACATATTAATAGGTGATCATAGTGGCTCCGTACATATTTTATCAAAGGACGGCAAACAAAAAAGAACTGTTATCAAGAAATGCAAAAAAGTTATCCTAATTTGGGATATTTGTTTGAACAAATCTAATACGAGTTCCGTTATTTGTGGACCCGACTTCATAGAAATATATGACATTGTTTCtactaaacaaaaaatataa